The stretch of DNA GGTGTATACATGCACTTCCGTGTTTGTGCTGAGAATTCAGCATGGCCGAAGAACGGTGGAACAGAATAAACATTCCTTTTCCAAGTGCTGTTTCAAGCGTTCGTATACCTTTCAGTAATGCAACAGGTAATTTACAAATAAATGCTGTGCTCAATTTGTTTAGTGCATGAATGTGTTATTTGCTAAGTTGTTTCACGTACAATGTCATGCCAGTAGGCTATCCCACAACTAGTTCAGCCAAGTTACCCACGTGGGGCATGTATTGCTAATCTATTTTCCTAGTCCATATTCTGTAGAAATAGCTTAGACAGTTACCTTTGAAACCTTGCGATGTTGATCTTATTTCGTACATGCTTTGTGATGTCCCCAGGTTTAACTCTAAACAATATTCAAGAAGAGAATATCAAAGTCCTGAAGTTGCTAAAGAGTAAAGTTCTTCAAACTGAGATACGCGTTCTATACGAGTTGCTTTATGCATTTAAAAACGCATTCAGACATCACAAGCCTTTCAGAGTATTGAAACAGGTAGGCGTAAGGATTGTTTCATGCTGGTCGCCTGGTTAATTCATTACATACACACCATTTTATGACAAACATATTAGAAGGGATTAAAGGTTTAGGCCTATACTATTTATGGGCTTTATGGGGAATATTATGGATTTACAAATCCCCGTTTTCCACAGATTGAACAATGCATCAACCGATTGAAAGAAATGAAGTTGGAAACAGCCCTCCTGGACTTGAGGGAACTATGTCCAAATCATATGCAAAGGTAGCTTCACGTCCCAAATGCTCCCAAATCAGTACCGTGTTTAAACAAGCCGTTTTCAAGAATGTGGTTTCAAGAACAGCTACATCGTGGTGTGCTTTGCCGTTGTCTCCAGGCAGCTTGCTATCAAGGTGGGCCAATGTGCCGTCCCTAGTCAGCCAAAGTTGGAGTGGCTCTGTCTCAAAGTTTTGGGAGCTTCCAGCCTGATGAGATGCCTTCTCCACCACTGTACCAGAGCCTTCATGTATCCTTCCAAAGAACAAGGAACGCACATAGCATATACACAGCATGTCagctgggagtcaggtggccagttcgattcccggctctgccaaatgacgttgtgtccttgggcaaggcacttcaccctacttgccttgggggggaatgttcctatacttactgtaagtcgctctggataagagcgtctgctaaatgactaaatgtaaatgtgtgcatACACATAGCATGTACAAGTATACACCCAACATATAAAGTATGTGCATACGCATAGtagtgtgtataggtgtgttaGTTggttacaatgttttttttgtttgttgcctTGACCTACATATTAATCAGACTGGCAAGGCAACATCTTCGATGTAAAGAATTCATCATCTTCAATGTGATACTCACGAGCATGGTCAGTCGACTATGGTAAGTAGGGTGTTTGTGAATGGGAAGTATCATATGCATGCAAATACCTACCCGGGGATGTAtgcacaccaccaccacctagtTAATACTCCACAAGCTTGGAAGAGCACTTTCAGGCACACAGCATTACATCCGTTTTTTTGAAATGTCTACCTAGAAATAATCCTGTTTTTCCTGTACAATCCCCACTGCTGTTGACATCTGTTGTATGGTGTGGCTGTTTAGGGTGTTTTTCCGGGGTATCCTGGGCACCCTGGCCCCTCTTTACCAACAGCTCCTGGGGCTTCTGCAGGAGGTATCCCAGGTTCAGCCCTTGCCCTCCCTAGGAGACTTCACCCTGCCCTTAGACATCACCCAGTTCCTGGGGCCCTCTGACTTCCCTGGCCTGGTGAAGCGGGAACTCCCCCATGCTGGACCAGGGTCCCCCTGGCTCACCAGGCtgtctgagggggaggagacgaAGCAGTTGGGGGGTTTACATTGCGCTAACATGAGTCGGAGAATCGATCTGGGAGAAGCAGTCTTGTTCCAAAGGATGGGTGATTCAGGTAGCTAGCGAATGGCAAGGCAATGGTAATATGCGCTTGTTTTTGTTGAGTATGTTTTGGTGTTGTGCAATTTGTTAAGTATGTATCTCCTTTCAAGATGTGCCTGGATTTAATGTGAAGGCTTTGGTGAAACAAAACCATGGCATTTTCACTGAGGTAAGCCTGATTCTTGTTTTGCGATGTCAGAAAATTATTTTATATAGAagaaaatgacaataaattaAATCATTATCAACCATTAAATGATCATCCAATAATTTGTGATTGTATAATTTGTGATTTTTGTATGATTTGTGATTTCTGTATGAAATGTTTATATTCTACTATTGTAGGTATCAATAGAACCGGAACAGTTTTCCTCGCTGGGTGCCATCACAGTCGACCAAAAGAGGAAGTTCCTAAAGCTTGTGAAAGCAGCAGGTACATTCAGTGCCATGTCTTCCCACCTGGAGGAACTGCGTCGCTGGTGCAAACATCAGAGGCTTCAACAGGAGACTAGACGCCTGGCATTCCTGCACTTGAGCTGTCGGCGGATGAAACATCTAGAAGCCGCAGGATACTGGTATTTAGAATATTAAAATACTGCCCCAAC from Hypomesus transpacificus isolate Combined female chromosome 23, fHypTra1, whole genome shotgun sequence encodes:
- the nepro gene encoding nucleolus and neural progenitor protein isoform X1; this encodes MAEERWNRINIPFPSAVSSVRIPFSNATGLTLNNIQEENIKVLKLLKSKVLQTEIRVLYELLYAFKNAFRHHKPFRVLKQIEQCINRLKEMKLETALLDLRELCPNHMQRQLAIKVGQCAVPSQPKLEWLCLKVLGASSLMRCLLHHCTRAFILARQHLRCKEFIIFNVILTSMVSRLWVFFRGILGTLAPLYQQLLGLLQEVSQVQPLPSLGDFTLPLDITQFLGPSDFPGLVKRELPHAGPGSPWLTRLSEGEETKQLGGLHCANMSRRIDLGEAVLFQRMGDSDVPGFNVKALVKQNHGIFTEVSIEPEQFSSLGAITVDQKRKFLKLVKAAGTFSAMSSHLEELRRWCKHQRLQQETRRLAFLHLSCRRMKHLEAAGYCIQRKLRSYKLQVSWALAGKQAPPRTCQEPITMWRRAHPKTRLRLIKKEVGVHRKLSDRRRQKSAVLSFVDPLENLSEQKDRSDISRIEKVHKPSEETTPCANLNDIDDIFASLDF
- the nepro gene encoding nucleolus and neural progenitor protein isoform X2 translates to MQQIEQCINRLKEMKLETALLDLRELCPNHMQRQLAIKVGQCAVPSQPKLEWLCLKVLGASSLMRCLLHHCTRAFILARQHLRCKEFIIFNVILTSMVSRLWVFFRGILGTLAPLYQQLLGLLQEVSQVQPLPSLGDFTLPLDITQFLGPSDFPGLVKRELPHAGPGSPWLTRLSEGEETKQLGGLHCANMSRRIDLGEAVLFQRMGDSDVPGFNVKALVKQNHGIFTEVSIEPEQFSSLGAITVDQKRKFLKLVKAAGTFSAMSSHLEELRRWCKHQRLQQETRRLAFLHLSCRRMKHLEAAGYCIQRKLRSYKLQVSWALAGKQAPPRTCQEPITMWRRAHPKTRLRLIKKEVGVHRKLSDRRRQKSAVLSFVDPLENLSEQKDRSDISRIEKVHKPSEETTPCANLNDIDDIFASLDF